In one Fundulus heteroclitus isolate FHET01 chromosome 3, MU-UCD_Fhet_4.1, whole genome shotgun sequence genomic region, the following are encoded:
- the LOC105927705 gene encoding C-C chemokine receptor type 1, protein MNISDVYATTAADYSGYYDSNDNYTDLCPESDIRTFSRDFVVTIYILVFILGFLGNSLVVCVLVKHRNQTNMTDMCLLNLAISDLIFIFTLPFYIHYTMVGKWTFGDFMCRFLSCSHQTGFFSSIFFMVVMTLDRYVVIMYAHKVARYRTMKACCTLIVFVWILSFWVSLPAFFFSKLVDQGETLDCLYSPESESWLHYDLFATNVLGLVIPMLVMVVCYSRIIPTLVNMRTTKKHRVVRLIISIMIIFFLFWGPYHISRFLKFMYSNNLIEGDCSTETNIKVSTIVSESIAYTHCCLNPIIYAFVGQKFMRRAMQLLKKWAPGPMSFTESSFRRSSVLSRSSDVTSTVIV, encoded by the exons ATGA ACATCAGCGACGTTTACGCAACCACAGCGGCTGATTATTCAGGTTACTACGACAGTAATGACAACTATACTGATCTCTGTCCGGAATCTGATATAAGGACATTTAGTAGAGACTTTGTGGTGACTATCTACATTTTGGTGTTCATCCTGGGATTCCTAG gaaacagcCTAGTTGTGTGTGTCCTGGTAAAACACCGCAACCAAACCAACATGACTGACATGTGTCTCCTCAACCTGGCCATCTCCGAcctcatcttcatcttcactCTCCCGTTCTATATCCACTACACTATGGTTGGCAAGTGGACCTTCGGCGACTTCATGTGCCGTTTCCTGTCGTGCTCCCACCAGACCGGCTTCTTCAGCAGCATCTTCTTCATGGTTGTCATGACGCTGGACCGCTATGTGGTCATCATGTATGCTCACAAGGTGGCGCGGTATCGCACGATGAAGGCGTGCTGTACTCTGATTGTGTTCGTTTGGATCCTGAGCTTCTGGgtgtctctgccagctttcTTCTTCTCAAAGTTAGTGGACCAGGGCGAAACGCTCGACTGTTTGTATAGCCCGGAGAGCGAGTCCTGGCTTCACTATGACCTGTTTGCGACAAATGTTCTGGGTCTCGTGATTCCCATGCTGGTGATGGTGGTTTGCTACTCGAGAATCATCCCCACTCTGGTGAACATGAGGACGACCAAAAAGCACAGAGTCGTCAGGCTCATCATCTCCATAATGATCATCTTCTTCTTGTTCTGGGGTCCCTATCACATTTCCCGCTTCTTGAAGTTTATGTACTCCAACAATCTAATTGAGGGCGACTGCAGCACGGAGACGAACATCAAGGTGTCAACCATAGTGTCCGAGAGCATCGCATACACGCACTGCTGCCTGAACCCCATCATCTACGCCTTTGTGGGACAAAAGTTCATGAGACGAGCCATGCAGCTGCTGAAGAAGTGGGCACCTGGCCCAATGAGTTTCACAGAGAGCTCATTCAGGAGAAGCTCGGTT